One window from the genome of Carnobacteriaceae bacterium zg-84 encodes:
- a CDS encoding ABC transporter ATP-binding protein, protein MANLFVKEKCIVAEKYSVVLKHVTKSYDNQDILKSIDMELEKGKFYTLLGPSGCGKTTILRLIAGFSSATSGEIYLDGEQVNKIPAHQRKVNTVFQDYALFPHMNVFDNIAFGLSVKKIDKETIKEKVTTALKMVRLSGYETRKISEMSGGQRQRVAIARALVNEPEVLLLDEPLSALDLKLRTDMQYELRELQRRLGITFVFVTHDQEEALAMSDWIFVMNNGEIVQSGTPVDIYDEPINRYVADFIGESNIIDAKMIEDYKVEFVGKIFDCEDAGIPSGEAVEIVIRPEDIDITTPEKGKLVATVDTMLFRGVFNEIIAYDEDGNEWMIHTTDKVKPGAKVGLNFEPDDIHVMRFNESEEDFDARLEQYED, encoded by the coding sequence ATGGCAAATTTATTTGTAAAGGAGAAATGTATAGTGGCAGAAAAATACAGTGTTGTTTTAAAGCACGTTACAAAATCTTATGATAACCAAGATATATTAAAATCCATTGATATGGAATTAGAAAAAGGTAAATTTTATACCTTGCTAGGTCCATCTGGTTGTGGTAAAACAACAATTTTGAGGCTAATTGCTGGTTTTAGTTCTGCAACGAGTGGAGAAATTTATTTAGACGGAGAACAAGTCAATAAAATTCCTGCTCATCAACGAAAAGTAAATACCGTTTTCCAAGATTATGCATTATTCCCACATATGAACGTTTTTGATAATATTGCATTTGGTCTATCTGTTAAAAAAATAGATAAAGAAACCATTAAAGAAAAAGTAACAACCGCTTTAAAAATGGTACGTCTAAGTGGTTATGAAACACGCAAAATATCAGAAATGTCAGGTGGACAACGTCAACGTGTTGCCATCGCTCGTGCCCTTGTGAATGAGCCAGAGGTACTATTACTAGACGAACCCTTATCAGCGCTTGACTTAAAGCTCCGTACAGATATGCAATACGAATTACGTGAATTGCAACGTCGCTTAGGTATCACATTCGTTTTTGTCACACATGATCAAGAAGAAGCATTGGCAATGTCTGATTGGATTTTTGTCATGAACAATGGAGAAATTGTCCAATCAGGAACTCCAGTAGATATTTATGACGAACCAATCAATCGCTATGTAGCTGATTTTATTGGTGAGAGTAATATTATTGATGCAAAGATGATTGAAGATTACAAAGTAGAATTTGTTGGTAAAATTTTCGATTGTGAAGATGCTGGTATTCCAAGTGGAGAAGCCGTTGAAATCGTTATTCGTCCTGAAGATATTGATATTACAACACCAGAAAAAGGAAAATTAGTTGCAACTGTAGATACCATGTTATTTAGAGGTGTATTTAATGAAATTATCGCTTATGACGAAGACGGCAATGAGTGGATGATTCACACAACCGATAAAGTAAAACCTGGTGCGAAAGTAGGATTAAATTTTGAACCTGACGATATTCATGTTATGAGATTCAATGAATCTGAAGAAGACTTTGATGCTCGTCTTGAACAATACGAAGACTGA
- a CDS encoding ABC transporter permease has translation MKKKHYNYAIPYLLWIVLFVIAPLVLVLYQSFFDSNGQFTLNNYIHYFTSANYVKMTINSFLYASLVTLVTLAFSYPMAYLLSRTKHKQLWILLIILPTWINLLLKAYAFIGLFSQTGTINEFLTFIGVGPQQLLFTDAAFLIVAAYIELPFMIMPIFNSINDIPYSMIEASEDLGASRLTTLRRVIFPLSLPGVRSGIQAVFIPSLSLFMLTRLIGGNRVITLGTAVEQHFLVTQNWGMGSAIGVVLMVLMIIVMFLTRDKNEAGGLRDE, from the coding sequence TTGAAAAAGAAACACTATAATTATGCTATTCCTTATTTATTATGGATTGTGTTATTTGTCATTGCCCCACTTGTATTAGTTCTTTATCAATCTTTTTTTGATAGCAATGGACAATTTACTTTAAATAATTATATTCACTATTTTACCTCGGCTAATTATGTCAAAATGACGATCAATTCTTTTTTGTATGCATCTCTTGTTACACTAGTGACCTTGGCTTTCAGTTATCCTATGGCTTATTTATTAAGTAGAACAAAACATAAACAGTTATGGATTCTACTCATTATTTTACCAACATGGATCAATTTATTATTAAAAGCATACGCCTTTATTGGTTTATTTAGTCAAACAGGTACGATCAATGAATTTTTAACATTTATTGGTGTTGGACCTCAACAATTATTATTTACAGATGCTGCATTTTTAATTGTTGCAGCGTATATTGAATTGCCATTTATGATTATGCCTATTTTCAATTCTATTAACGATATTCCTTATTCAATGATTGAAGCTAGTGAAGATTTAGGAGCTTCTCGATTAACAACATTACGTCGGGTTATTTTTCCTTTATCTTTACCAGGCGTTCGAAGTGGTATTCAAGCTGTATTCATTCCCTCATTATCTTTATTCATGTTAACACGTTTAATTGGGGGAAATCGTGTCATTACATTAGGAACAGCCGTTGAACAACATTTCCTTGTCACACAAAACTGGGGAATGGGATCTGCTATTGGCGTTGTTTTAATGGTACTCATGATTATTGTTATGTTCTTGACACGTGATAAAAATGAAGCAGGAGGACTAAGAGATGAATAA
- a CDS encoding ABC transporter permease: MNKFKWQNIYLWFMFAVLYLPIFYLIFYSFNAGNDMNRFTEFTLEHYTKVFEDSRLMIFIINTFILALLSALIATVIGTFGAIMIYYFKKNTTRQTFLNLNNILMVTPDVMIGASLLMLFTFLLPIKLGFFSVLIAHVAFNIPIVVLMVLPRLYDMNDTMITAAQDLGANARQIMGRVILPSISSGIFAGFFMAFTYSLDDFAVTFFVTGNGFSTLSVEIYSRARHGISLEINALSTLMFLLSFVLVIGYYIIQTTEQRRKKR, from the coding sequence ATGAATAAATTTAAATGGCAAAATATATATTTATGGTTTATGTTTGCTGTACTTTATTTACCTATCTTCTACTTGATTTTTTATTCATTTAATGCCGGTAATGATATGAACCGTTTTACCGAATTTACATTAGAACATTATACAAAAGTCTTTGAAGATAGCCGCTTGATGATTTTTATTATCAATACGTTTATTTTAGCTTTATTATCTGCATTGATTGCAACTGTAATTGGGACCTTCGGTGCAATTATGATTTATTACTTTAAAAAGAATACAACAAGACAAACTTTTTTAAATTTAAATAATATTTTAATGGTAACACCTGATGTTATGATTGGGGCAAGTTTACTGATGCTATTTACATTTTTGCTTCCTATAAAATTAGGATTCTTTAGTGTATTGATAGCCCATGTTGCCTTCAATATTCCAATTGTTGTGTTAATGGTTCTACCAAGATTATACGATATGAATGACACAATGATTACTGCCGCTCAAGATTTAGGGGCAAACGCTCGTCAAATCATGGGACGCGTTATTTTACCAAGTATTTCAAGTGGTATTTTTGCCGGATTTTTCATGGCATTTACTTACTCATTAGATGATTTCGCTGTGACATTCTTCGTCACAGGGAATGGATTCAGTACCCTTTCTGTTGAAATTTATTCTCGTGCTAGACATGGTATTAGTTTAGAAATCAACGCTTTAAGTACGTTAATGTTTTTATTATCCTTTGTACTAGTTATTGGATATTACATTATTCAAACAACAGAACAAAGACGAAAAAAACGATAA
- a CDS encoding ABC transporter substrate-binding protein, producing MKKLYQSVLLILVICIGLFGIKYQVEHTQGLTGDKVIHFFNWGDYINPELIGEFEEETGYKVVYETFDSNEAMLAKIKQGGTSYDVAVPSEYMIQTMIHENMLNTLDYSKLDNIRHIDERFLNMPFDPNNRYSIPYFWGTLGILYNTKFVDEEELQTWNDLWAPKFKNNILMYDGARETLGIGLQSQGYSLNETNTDALLQATQKMKQLMPNIRAIVADEIKMYMAKNEAAIAVTFSGEASTALDENEDLAYTIPKEGSNIWFDNIVIPKTADNLDGAYALINFLLRPDIAARNAEYIGYATPNKDAKELIDPEITSNKSFYPDDDLISRLEAYKGLSREKNNQFNDLFLEIKIENK from the coding sequence ATGAAAAAATTATATCAGAGTGTTTTGCTTATTCTTGTGATATGCATCGGACTATTTGGTATTAAATATCAAGTAGAACATACACAAGGATTAACCGGAGATAAAGTCATTCATTTTTTTAACTGGGGAGATTACATTAACCCTGAACTCATTGGGGAATTTGAAGAAGAAACAGGCTATAAAGTCGTTTATGAAACTTTTGATTCTAATGAAGCAATGCTGGCAAAAATTAAACAAGGTGGGACATCTTATGATGTTGCTGTGCCAAGTGAATATATGATTCAAACAATGATTCATGAAAACATGTTAAACACCTTGGATTACTCAAAATTAGATAATATACGTCATATTGATGAACGATTTCTAAACATGCCATTTGATCCAAACAATCGTTACTCTATTCCTTATTTTTGGGGAACTTTAGGAATTTTGTATAATACAAAATTTGTTGATGAAGAAGAACTTCAAACATGGAATGACTTGTGGGCTCCAAAATTTAAAAATAATATTTTAATGTATGATGGTGCTAGAGAAACGTTAGGTATAGGTCTGCAATCTCAAGGATATTCCTTAAATGAAACAAATACAGATGCTTTATTACAAGCTACACAAAAAATGAAGCAACTTATGCCAAATATTCGTGCAATCGTTGCTGATGAAATTAAAATGTATATGGCAAAAAATGAAGCAGCCATTGCGGTTACTTTTTCAGGAGAAGCATCTACTGCTCTAGATGAAAATGAAGATTTAGCCTATACTATTCCAAAAGAAGGATCAAATATTTGGTTTGATAATATTGTTATTCCAAAAACAGCAGATAACTTGGACGGTGCTTACGCACTCATCAACTTCTTATTACGTCCAGATATTGCGGCACGTAATGCAGAATACATTGGTTATGCCACACCAAATAAAGATGCAAAAGAACTGATAGATCCTGAAATCACATCTAACAAATCATTTTATCCAGATGATGATTTGATTAGTCGATTAGAAGCCTATAAAGGATTATCCAGAGAAAAAAATAATCAGTTTAATGATTTATTTTTAGAAATAAAAATTGAAAATAAATAG
- a CDS encoding SNF2 helicase associated domain-containing protein: MSNGISNKMIDEAKQLVQENRVLSIVKYPTSTVWFSEILDHNQLFSVYLDATSTGKDICDCQYSKEHGYCKHILAAELYLNMQGYERSVSHQLKHQVVDTAARLNRLSKSLYTQTKKMEIDTSFIKVEVTLNMTTQWRDRRLLISLKIGKQKLYVVKSIPELIYTYFERRTYTLGSKDAIDWQDYAVDQQTHHLFVFLKKVFSYSEPDVYVPSLKYLQIHPLVVAECLEITSHLKNVIFVLNDHVVETYHYSEEKAPLHFYVNKHRLGLECSLEHPHLLDILDDFMLLRIETHFYKIDKDLLPIYELLLDIFDSRKIKPILIKTENISDFINYTIPLLEQITHIHYDGSYIVKKQTYRPDLYVTKEDDTLWIDIQTNTDVFDQYNVEDAIRLENKLLTLGFSKKGERFEKYLHSTDTFYDFLSREKTQLNDFSHVILSEDLQDKAFQVDIPMIRFDTQGSLLDISFNIDGISDKDISKILQHIQENDHYYQLDNGQFIDLRDDVFQDVHHILNQLRSKDVLKDGHIQLHQTQALHLVSDLHKNINMDDYFSNLVYDLTHPELFRASIPKSLKTTLKDYQVYGFKWLKMLSAHQFGGILADDMGLGKTIQTIAYLLSEIEEQKTNNRPNLIVCPASLVYNWKHEFDTFAPNLSVEIVNGLKQDRLDNLKKDVQIYITSYQSFRQDERSYKEKQWHAIVLDESQMVKNYTTKLHRSLRHLSAHVIFALSGTPIENRKEDFWSIFSLILPGLFPHVRDYKKLDTKTIAKMAKPFLLRRLKSDVLTELPEKIETVLYNELSKEQKALYLGYLQNIQTRVAHYSSEEFTKNKLEILSGLTRLRQICCHPKLIMDDYVGDVGKLEQFLTLVETAIAGGHRLLVFSQFTSMLAILQDALKNMGHDSFMLTGQTNTKQRMDMVKAFNAGKHDVFFISLRAGGTGLNLTSADTIILYDLWWNPAVEEQAMGRSHRIGQKKTVQVYRLISQGTIEDKMNDMQQQKKAIFDEVVNDVMMRHELTNDDIKDILGIE, from the coding sequence ATGAGCAATGGTATATCAAATAAAATGATAGATGAAGCAAAGCAATTAGTACAAGAAAATAGGGTCTTGAGTATTGTGAAGTATCCGACCTCAACGGTATGGTTCTCAGAAATTTTAGACCACAATCAATTATTTTCTGTTTACTTAGATGCAACAAGTACAGGAAAGGATATTTGTGATTGTCAATACTCTAAAGAACATGGCTATTGTAAACATATTTTAGCTGCTGAATTATATTTAAATATGCAAGGATATGAAAGAAGTGTATCTCATCAATTAAAGCATCAAGTTGTTGACACAGCAGCTCGATTAAATCGTTTAAGTAAGTCGTTATATACACAAACTAAAAAAATGGAAATTGATACGTCTTTTATCAAAGTAGAAGTAACATTGAATATGACAACACAATGGCGAGATAGACGATTATTGATTTCTTTAAAAATTGGGAAACAGAAATTATATGTCGTAAAAAGTATACCAGAGTTAATATATACGTATTTTGAGCGTAGGACGTATACATTAGGTAGTAAAGATGCGATTGATTGGCAAGATTATGCAGTCGATCAACAGACACATCACTTATTTGTTTTTTTGAAAAAAGTATTTTCGTATTCTGAACCTGATGTGTATGTACCTAGTTTAAAATATCTTCAAATTCATCCATTGGTAGTAGCAGAATGTTTGGAAATTACCTCTCATTTAAAAAATGTAATATTTGTATTAAATGACCATGTTGTTGAAACTTATCATTATTCTGAAGAAAAAGCGCCTCTTCATTTTTATGTGAATAAACATCGTTTAGGGTTAGAATGTTCTTTAGAACATCCTCATTTATTGGATATATTAGATGATTTTATGTTACTTAGAATAGAAACTCATTTCTATAAAATAGATAAAGATTTATTGCCGATTTATGAGTTATTATTAGATATTTTTGATAGTCGTAAAATAAAACCTATTCTGATAAAAACAGAAAATATTTCTGATTTTATAAATTATACAATACCTTTATTGGAACAAATTACACATATCCATTATGATGGTAGTTATATTGTGAAAAAACAAACATATAGGCCAGATCTTTATGTGACGAAAGAAGACGATACATTATGGATTGATATACAAACAAATACAGATGTATTCGATCAGTATAATGTAGAAGATGCTATTCGATTGGAAAATAAATTGTTAACATTAGGTTTTTCTAAAAAAGGAGAGCGATTTGAAAAGTATTTACATTCTACAGATACATTCTATGATTTTCTATCACGTGAAAAAACACAGTTGAATGATTTTAGTCATGTTATTTTGTCTGAAGATTTACAAGATAAAGCCTTTCAAGTTGATATACCAATGATACGATTTGATACACAAGGTTCTTTACTCGATATATCTTTTAATATTGATGGTATTTCTGATAAAGATATTTCTAAGATTTTACAGCATATTCAAGAAAATGATCACTATTATCAGTTGGATAATGGGCAATTTATTGATTTAAGAGATGATGTTTTTCAAGATGTTCATCATATTTTAAATCAGTTACGCTCAAAAGATGTGTTAAAAGACGGCCATATTCAATTACATCAAACACAAGCACTACACTTAGTATCTGATTTACACAAAAATATTAATATGGATGATTATTTTTCTAATTTAGTCTATGACTTAACGCATCCAGAGTTATTTCGTGCATCTATACCAAAGAGTTTAAAAACAACATTAAAAGATTATCAAGTTTATGGATTTAAATGGTTAAAAATGTTATCTGCACATCAATTTGGCGGTATTTTAGCAGATGACATGGGACTAGGTAAAACAATCCAAACGATAGCTTATTTATTAAGTGAGATAGAAGAACAGAAAACGAATAATCGGCCGAACTTAATTGTGTGTCCAGCTTCGTTAGTTTATAATTGGAAGCACGAATTTGATACATTTGCACCTAATCTATCAGTAGAAATTGTAAATGGGTTAAAACAAGATAGATTAGATAACTTGAAAAAAGATGTGCAAATATATATCACATCTTATCAAAGTTTTAGACAAGATGAACGTTCATATAAAGAAAAACAGTGGCATGCCATTGTATTAGATGAATCACAAATGGTTAAAAATTACACGACAAAACTACATCGTAGTTTACGCCATTTATCTGCGCATGTTATTTTTGCATTGAGTGGTACACCTATTGAAAATAGAAAAGAAGACTTTTGGTCTATTTTTTCACTTATTCTACCAGGTTTATTTCCACATGTTCGAGATTATAAAAAATTAGATACAAAAACAATCGCAAAAATGGCAAAACCATTTTTATTACGCCGATTAAAATCAGATGTATTAACAGAATTACCCGAAAAAATTGAAACAGTTTTGTATAATGAACTGAGTAAAGAACAAAAAGCATTATATTTAGGGTATTTGCAAAATATTCAAACAAGAGTAGCGCATTATTCTAGTGAAGAATTTACAAAAAATAAATTAGAAATTTTATCTGGATTAACACGCTTACGCCAAATTTGTTGTCATCCAAAATTGATTATGGATGATTATGTCGGTGATGTTGGTAAATTAGAACAATTTTTAACACTTGTTGAAACGGCTATTGCTGGAGGGCATCGTTTATTAGTTTTTTCTCAATTTACAAGTATGCTTGCTATCTTACAAGATGCTTTAAAAAACATGGGACACGATAGTTTTATGTTAACGGGGCAAACAAATACAAAACAACGAATGGATATGGTTAAAGCATTTAATGCTGGAAAACACGATGTCTTTTTTATCTCATTACGAGCTGGAGGAACAGGATTAAACTTAACGAGTGCCGATACCATTATTTTGTATGATTTATGGTGGAATCCTGCTGTTGAAGAACAGGCAATGGGACGCTCGCATCGTATTGGTCAGAAAAAAACGGTACAAGTATACCGATTGATTTCTCAAGGAACTATTGAAGATAAGATGAATGATATGCAACAACAAAAGAAAGCTATTTTTGATGAAGTTGTCAATGATGTGATGATGCGTCATGAGTTAACAAATGATGATATTAAAGATATTTTAGGTATTGAATAA
- a CDS encoding MgtC/SapB family protein has translation MTTQDIAIRLVLAIIFAGVIGYDRQRKSRPAGLRTHILVCVGATTVALIQSAVFYEKLSIHPEIDVDQVRLLAPIVSGIGFLGAGTIVVTKQRVAGLTTAASLWTSAGIGIALGMGYYKIACLSFLAVVFSLTIIRFIVHVPNVKRLEVQFVHRLETKAFLNEYFSKYSIELNDVLFDVQNVDGRNVYRNIFTIHLPKDISLVNIVEDLSLHKDIMKIRLVSIVE, from the coding sequence ATGACAACGCAAGATATTGCGATTCGATTAGTTTTAGCTATTATTTTTGCAGGTGTTATAGGCTATGACAGACAACGAAAAAGTAGACCGGCAGGACTTAGAACACATATTTTAGTATGTGTAGGTGCAACGACAGTTGCTCTTATTCAAAGTGCAGTTTTTTATGAGAAATTAAGTATTCATCCAGAAATAGATGTTGACCAAGTACGTTTATTAGCCCCTATTGTAAGTGGGATAGGTTTTTTAGGTGCGGGCACAATTGTTGTGACGAAACAAAGAGTAGCGGGGTTAACAACGGCGGCTTCTTTATGGACATCGGCAGGCATTGGTATTGCTTTAGGTATGGGATATTATAAAATTGCTTGTTTAAGTTTTCTAGCAGTTGTTTTTTCTTTAACAATCATCCGTTTTATTGTACATGTTCCGAATGTGAAAAGATTAGAAGTTCAATTTGTGCATAGACTAGAAACAAAAGCCTTTTTAAATGAATATTTTTCAAAATATTCTATTGAATTGAATGATGTTTTATTCGATGTACAAAATGTGGACGGTAGAAATGTGTATCGTAATATTTTTACAATTCATTTGCCAAAAGATATTTCTTTAGTCAATATTGTTGAGGATTTATCCTTACATAAAGATATTATGAAAATCAGGCTAGTGTCTATTGTTGAGTAA
- a CDS encoding nicotinamide mononucleotide transporter codes for MDEPKWVSYFDKIWFLVFLLLTFYTVFQDYRGMNFLVVGLILNNIFDAYMGVVFSNGLKRHYYIVTIIGCFVTAFVKFQYDLVGGVISALIGAVYAIIGYIEFEDTITYTDKHDLKPLIYNAIGGCILFFVLYTYIVEDKQNIVLIIGNFLVFILGMLARFLLIRGKSASYIFFIIVDIVTILVEIQTYLIKQNNDVIVILINTFMLLVIDSKACYIWQKKAFEHKQQQQ; via the coding sequence ATGGATGAGCCTAAATGGGTAAGTTATTTTGATAAAATTTGGTTTCTCGTGTTTTTACTACTTACATTTTATACAGTTTTTCAAGACTATCGTGGCATGAATTTTTTAGTAGTTGGGCTTATTTTAAATAATATTTTTGATGCGTATATGGGTGTTGTTTTTTCAAATGGATTAAAGCGTCATTATTATATTGTGACAATTATAGGATGTTTTGTGACTGCTTTTGTGAAATTTCAATATGATTTAGTAGGTGGCGTAATCAGTGCCTTAATTGGAGCTGTGTATGCGATTATTGGCTACATTGAATTTGAAGACACCATTACGTACACCGATAAACATGATTTAAAACCATTGATTTACAATGCTATTGGAGGATGTATTTTATTCTTTGTTTTATATACATATATTGTAGAAGACAAACAAAACATCGTGTTAATTATTGGTAATTTTTTAGTTTTTATACTAGGAATGTTGGCACGTTTTTTGTTAATTAGAGGAAAATCTGCATCGTATATTTTCTTTATTATTGTTGATATTGTTACGATTCTAGTAGAAATACAGACATATCTGATAAAACAAAATAATGATGTTATTGTTATTTTAATTAATACATTTATGCTATTAGTGATTGACTCAAAAGCATGTTATATATGGCAAAAAAAAGCATTTGAACATAAACAGCAACAACAATGA
- a CDS encoding NUDIX hydrolase, protein MNDYIETTLQSKNVYHGAIFDVESHDVRLPNGNISKRDIIKHHGAVCILATKDNKVLLVRQYRKAIEQSLFEVPAGKLDSPKEEPLSAAKRELEEETNYQARHWKEVYTFVVSPGYCTEKITLFEATELIEVENPLSLDEDEFLDIVWIEISKALEMVEDGTIIDAKTIMALQYLALQ, encoded by the coding sequence ATGAATGATTATATAGAAACAACCTTACAATCAAAAAATGTGTATCATGGTGCTATTTTTGATGTAGAAAGTCATGATGTTCGCTTACCAAATGGAAATATATCCAAAAGAGATATTATTAAACACCATGGTGCTGTATGTATTCTTGCTACAAAAGACAATAAAGTATTGCTTGTTAGACAATATAGAAAAGCGATTGAGCAATCACTTTTTGAAGTGCCTGCTGGAAAATTAGATTCTCCAAAAGAAGAACCATTAAGTGCAGCTAAACGAGAATTAGAAGAAGAAACAAACTATCAAGCAAGACACTGGAAAGAAGTTTACACTTTTGTTGTTTCTCCAGGATATTGTACAGAAAAAATTACGTTATTTGAAGCAACAGAATTAATAGAAGTTGAAAATCCACTTTCATTAGATGAAGATGAGTTTTTAGATATTGTATGGATAGAGATATCTAAAGCTTTAGAAATGGTTGAAGACGGTACGATTATTGATGCAAAAACAATTATGGCCTTACAATATTTAGCGTTACAATAG
- a CDS encoding oxygen-independent coproporphyrinogen III oxidase, whose protein sequence is MTSVYIHIPFCEHICYYCDFNKVYIEGQPVDEYVQLLIDEIALTMQQYPKTEIKTVYIGGGTPTSLTAKQLDTLLTGMHKYLSIHPQAEFSVEANPGDVNLEKMAVLKMHGANRLSMGVQSFDNRILEKIGRSHRVDDVYQSVSNARKAGFDNISIDLIFRLPYQTLSIFKNSLEQALALDLPHYAVYSLILENKTIFYQLMRKGKLPLPSEDDDADMYELAMEMLDKAGRKQYEISNFALDGYQSIHNKTYWNNGHYFGFGAGAHGYIHQIRYKNNGPIQHYLEPLRQKQLPIFSKETLTKEQIMEEELFLGLRKIEGVNRQQFQKKYGISLESVYGKTIQYLMSVGLLEMKHDFIRLTKRGIFLGDTVFQSFLK, encoded by the coding sequence ATGACGTCAGTCTATATCCATATTCCGTTTTGTGAACATATTTGTTATTATTGTGATTTTAATAAAGTTTATATTGAAGGACAACCAGTTGATGAATATGTTCAGTTATTGATTGATGAGATAGCGTTAACGATGCAACAATATCCTAAAACAGAAATAAAAACGGTGTATATTGGTGGAGGCACACCTACAAGTTTAACAGCTAAACAACTGGATACACTATTAACAGGTATGCATAAATATTTATCTATTCATCCACAAGCAGAATTTAGTGTAGAAGCTAATCCAGGTGATGTTAATTTAGAAAAAATGGCTGTATTAAAAATGCATGGTGCTAATCGTTTGAGTATGGGTGTTCAATCTTTTGATAATCGTATTTTAGAAAAAATAGGACGTAGTCATCGTGTTGATGATGTGTATCAATCTGTATCAAATGCACGTAAAGCAGGGTTTGATAATATTAGTATTGATTTGATTTTTAGACTACCATATCAGACATTGTCTATTTTTAAAAATAGTTTAGAACAAGCACTAGCATTGGATTTACCACATTATGCAGTCTATTCTTTGATTTTAGAAAATAAAACGATTTTTTATCAGTTGATGAGAAAAGGAAAACTTCCTTTACCAAGCGAAGATGATGATGCAGACATGTATGAACTGGCTATGGAAATGTTAGACAAAGCAGGAAGAAAGCAATATGAAATTAGTAATTTTGCTTTGGACGGCTATCAATCCATCCATAATAAAACATATTGGAATAACGGACATTATTTTGGATTTGGAGCAGGAGCACATGGCTATATTCATCAAATACGTTATAAAAATAATGGACCCATTCAGCACTATTTAGAACCTTTACGACAAAAGCAACTTCCTATTTTTTCAAAAGAAACATTAACAAAAGAACAGATTATGGAAGAAGAATTGTTTTTAGGATTGCGAAAAATAGAAGGTGTTAACCGACAGCAGTTTCAAAAAAAATATGGTATTTCATTAGAAAGTGTCTATGGAAAGACAATCCAATATTTAATGAGTGTTGGATTATTGGAAATGAAACATGATTTTATTCGATTAACAAAAAGAGGTATTTTTTTAGGAGATACCGTATTTCAATCATTTTTAAAATAA